The Blastomonas sp. SL216 DNA window ATGGCGGGCCGTCGGCAACATCGGGCAGCGTTTCGGCTTCGGCAGGCGGCACGACGCCAGCGCCGACGACCGGAACTCAGGCAGTCGATGCCGAGGGATCGAAGCTCGAACCTTTGCTGTCGAGCGCGATCAGCGCGGCGGGGCTCGATAGCGGCGCCTGCCGGTTCAGCCCGGCCGAGGGGGCACTTCCGGTGCTTGTTGCCGGCAAGACCGGCGGCAAGGCCTTTGTCTCGGTGGCGGGCAAGATGGTGGATGTGGTGGCCTCGGGCCCCGTCGCGCAGACGGGCGGCAGCTTTTCCGGCGAGGGCGTGACGCTGATGGTCTCGGCATCGGGCAAGGATGCCGCAGGCAGCGCAGCCAGCATGCAGGTCAGCGACAGCGATGGCCCCAGCTTTTCCTACCAGGATGGTTTCTGGGCCTGCAACTGAGGCCCATTGCCCTCAATCCTCGATCGGCGCTTCCGGATTGCGCACCTTGATCAGGCCGTTGCTGCGCATGGTCATCACCGGCTCGTCATTCTGGTTGAAGATGACGAGATCGGACTTGAACAGCCCCATTTCCGGGCGGTTCTTCGAGCGGCGCTTTTCGATGATCGTGGTTTCGACACGCAGGGTATCGCCGGGATAGACCGGCTTTACCCAGCGCAGATTGTCCATGCCGGGCGATCCCAGACCTGCCTGGCGGCTGGTCTTCATGTTCTCGACCAGCATCGCCATGGTCATCGCGCAGGTATGCCAGCCGCTGGCCGACAGCCGTCCGAAATGCGTCTGCGCCGCTGCCTCGTCATCGAGGTGAAAGGGCTGCGGGTCGTATTTCTGGGCGAATTCGATCACCTCGTCGCGGTTGACGTCATAGCGGCCGAATTTCGAAGTCGTGCCGACTTCCAGGTCTTCATAATAGATCATGGACATGAGTTTTGAGGCGCAACCGATTTTTTGCAAGGGAAATCAGCGCGCCAACAGCGGCGCGAGCGTGGCGGCATTGCCGTCCGATGGCAGCGGCGCAAAGCCGGTCAACGCGGCGATCAGCGGATAGACATCGACATTGTCGAACAGCGGCAACGCAGCCGTCGGGCGGATCGCTGGGCCGAAGGCCATGAACAGCGCGTGCATGTCCGCATTGGCGGGGTCATAGCCATGCGCCCCGCCCTTGACCGGATAGGGCGGCGGGCCGGACAGGATCGTCCAGCCATTGTCGGCAATGCAGATGATCGCCGCGACACGCGGATTGGTGCCGTATTGCAGATGCGCGGGCAGCTGTTCCTTGCGGTGACAGGCCATGTGCTGGTGCGGCTTCAGCAGTGCCTGATACACGCGTTCATCGGTCCCGGCAGCCGGTTCGATCGCGGCATAGGGCCCGGCCTCGACCGCGATATAGCTGGCCCGGTCGATCAGGTCATCAAGCTGGATGACCCGATCCTCTGCGGTCTCCGCCATGCCGTGATCGGCGGTGATGATGAAATTGGCGCGCACCCCCATGGCCTCGACGCCGCGCGCGACTTCGCCGATCCGCGCATCGACCTCGGCGATCGCCGCATCGAGTTCAGGCGAGCGGCCAGGGCCGACGCGGTGCCCGGCGGTGTCGACGGTATCGAAATACATGGTGACCAGGCGCGGCCGGATCGCGGCGGGGCGACGCATCCAGTCGAGCACCGTGTTCACCCGCTGCGCGTTGCCGATATTCTGGTCGAAGCGCATCCAGTCGCTGGGCCGCCGGTCGCCATGCGCGACCTCGCTGCCCGGCCAGAACATGGTCGCAGTGCGCAATCCGGCCTTCTCGGCGGTTATCCATACCGGCTCGGCCTGCTGCCACCAGAAGGGATCAAGCGCCTGTTTGGGGTCGCCCATGCTGAACTTCTGGTCGGGCCGCACGGGATCGATCATCGCATTGCCGACAATGCCGTTGCGGTCCGGACGCTTGCCGGTGACGATGGTATAATGGTTGGGAAAGGTCTTGCTGGGAAAGCTCGGTCGCATTGCCGCGGCGACACCGCGCCTGCGGAATTCGGCGAGATTCGGTGTCAGGCCGCGCTCCAGATAATCGGGGCGCATCCCGTCGATCGAGATCAGGATGGTGACGGCTGGCTCGCTTTCCTCAGCCAGCGCCGGGCTGGCGAGCGCGAGCGTCAGCAGCGCCGTCAGCAGCCGCGCGATCATGCCGACAGCCCGGTCATCTGCGCGCCGGGCGTGCCATGCGCGATCTCTGCGGTGGCGCGGCGCTTGATGCTGTTCTGGCGCACCGACACCTTGTCGACGACCTGGAAATGGCTTTGCCAGGCATCGGGCGTGACCTCGCAGACCACATAACCGCGCTGATCGTTGACGAACTTCAATTCGGGGTTGAACTTCAGGAACTGCTCGCTGCCGGGGCGCAGGTCCGATCCGTCGCCGCCGCTGCTGATCGACGTGGTGACGATCTCGGTCCCCACCACCTTGTCCTGATGCACCAGATCGCCGACGAAATTCTGGTGCTCGTCGCCGGTCAGCACCACGACATTGCCCAGGCCTGCCATGCGCGCAAGCATCCGCTGGCGCGGCACCTCGTACGAGGCCCAGCTGTCCATATTGGCAATCCGGGTCTCTTCATTCGCAGCGCGGCGGCGATCAAGGCTCATCATCATGATCTGCTGCGCCAGGCAGTTCCAGCGCGCGCTGTTTCGCTTCAGGTTGCGCGCCAGCCACTCTTCCTGCTCTGCACCCAGAACTTGCGCGGTCATGTCGCCCACGCCTTCGCAGATCGGCTTGAACCCGTCATCGCACGCCTGGTCGCTGCGATAGGAGCGCGTGTCGAGCAGCTGCAGCTCTGCCAGATTGCCGAATCGCGCGGTGCGATAGAAGGTGCCGGTCCCGAAGCGCGGCATGTTGGCGCGGCGGACGGGCATGTGCTCGTACCAGGCCTGCAGCGCAGCGGCGCGCCGCAGCGCGAAATCGTCTGCCGGGACATCGGCATTTTCGCTGATCCCTGCGACCCAGTTATTCTCGATCTCGTGATCGTCAAAGGTTGGGAAGAAGCTGTGCATGGCATGCGCGCGCTGCAGATCGGTGTCGGTCTTGGTCTGGGCGTAGCGCAGGCGATAATCGGCCAGATCGAACAGTTCCTGCCCGACATGCTGGCGCACCGGCACCTGCAGCCCGCCGCCAAAATAGTTGGCACGCGTCGGGCTGCCGCGATATTCGTAGATATAGTCGCCATAATGGAACACGAAGTCGAGTTCCTCGCGCGCCAGATGGTTGTACGCGCCGTAATAGCCGTCCTCGAAATTCTGGCAGCCGACCACGCCGAACTTCAGCCGTTCGACCGCGGCCTGCGCCAGCGGCAGGGTGCGTGCGCGACCGGCAAAGCTGCGCTCTCCGCCTGCGGTGAAGCGGTACCAATAGGGGCGCTGGGGTTGCAGCCCGCTGACCTCGACATGCACCGAATGCGCGGTCTCGGGCCGGGCGATTGTCTGACCCTTGGCGACGATATTGGCGAAACGGTCGTCGCTTGCCACCTCCCAGTCCACCGGCATCGGCGCCATCGCCATGCCACCGTGCGCCTCGAGCGGATCGGGCGCGAGCCGGGTCCAGATGACGAAGCCGTCGGGCGAGGGATCACCCGAGGCGATGCCGAGCGCGAAGGGGAAGGTGCGGAACACGCTCTGCGCCTTGAGTATGCCGGGAGCCGCGATGGTGAGCGGCACGGCGGCAATGAACAGGCGGCGAGAGAGCATGGGTCTTGATCCTTCGATGGGCGGCGGCCAGAGCCGCCATGCCCGGATTATCTGACAGGCCTGTGACGGCCTGCCCGATCATGATGATCGGCGTCAGACGTTGAACTTGAAGTGCAGCACGTCGCCGTCCTGCACGACATATTCCTTGCCTTCCTGGCGCAGCTTGCCGGAATCGCGCGCGCCGGCTTCGCCGTTCAGCGCGATATAATCGTCATAGGCGATGGTTTCGGCGCGGATGAAGCCGCGTTCGAAATCGCTGTGAATCTCGCCCGCTGCCTGCGGTGCCTTCGATCCGACCTCGACCGTCCACGCGCGCGCTTCCTTGGGGCCGACGGTGAAGAAGGTGATGAGGTGGAGCAGATCGTATCCGGCGCGGATCACGCGGGCGAGGCCGGTTTCCTCCAGCCCCAGATCGGAGAGGAATTCCATGCGGCCATCATGGTCCATGCCGACGAGCTCGGATTCGATCGCGGCAGAAACGACGACGGCTTCGGCACCTTCGGCCCTGGCCTTTTCGAACACGCGCGTGCTGAACGCATTGCCCTCGGAAGCGCTGCCTTCGTCGACATTGCAGACATAGAGCACGGGCTTGGAGGTCAGCAGCTGCGCCTGGGCGAGCACGCGGGCTTCCTCGTCATCGGCGGGCTCGGTCAGCCGCGCGGGCTTGCCTTCGCGCAGCAGTTCCAGCGCCTTGCCGAGCACCGATGCGCCGATCTTCGATTCCTTGTCGCCCTGCTGGCCGCGCTTGATGAGGCCGGGGACGCGCTTTTCGAGGCTTTCGAGGTCGGAAAGCAGCAGCTCGGTCTCGACCGTTTCCGCATCGGAAATCGGATCAACCTTGTTCTCGACATGCTGGATATCGTCATCCTCGAAGCAGCGCAGCACGTGCACGATGGCATCGACCTCGCGGATATTGCCGAGGAACTGGTTGCCCAGACCCTCACCCTTGGACGCGCCGCGCACCAGGCCTGCAATATCGACGAACGCGAGCTGGGTGGGGATGATCTTCTGGCTGCCGGCGATAGCGGCGAGCTTGTCCAGCCGCGGATCGGGCACCGCGACATTGCCGACATTGGGCTCGATCGTGCAGAACGGATAGTTCGCCGCCTGCGCTGCCTGTGTCTCGGTCAGTGCATTGAACAGCGTGGACTTGCCGACATTCGGCAGCCCGACAATACCGCATTTGAAACCCATCTAATCTTCCTTGCCGAAATTGTGCGCGACGAGCGGCAGCAGGCGCGAATCCTCCAGCGCTGCTGTCCTGTGGCCAATTCCGGCCAGATAGGCGGCATCGCTGTTCCACGCAATAAAGGCTTCGACACTGGTCTGCTGCACCAGCATGGCCATGTCCCACCGTTCATCCGAAGGGCCGATCAGCCAGGGGCCGCCATCACCCAGCAGCAGCACCTCGCCGCCGCTCGCCCGCAGAAAGGGCAGGGTGTGCTCGTAATAGCGCATGAAGGCATCGCGGCCGCTGACCGGCGCTTCAGGGGCCAGATGCGGGCTGGCGCTGTAATCGGCCTGTGCGCGGAAGCGCAGCAGGTTGAGCATCACGACCGGTCCGCTGATGCCGCGCATCATGAAGTCGCGTCCCGCGGTCTGGCTGACCTCAAGATAGGGTGATGTGCTGTGCATGATGGCCTCGCCGCTTCGGGTTTCCGGGGCCATGGCCTAGAGTGGTTTCGCGTGAAAGGGAACATTTCACGGCCCGGAAATCACGGCAAGCCAGGGACCTGGACCCCGCTGGGCGTGTCCCCAAAGCCGCGCCGTGCCGCTCATGCCTGACAGAAAACGGCGGGGAACAGCGCATGGCTGCTCCCCGCCGCATGATAAGCCGGTGTGACGTCGGCTCAGTTGCCGACCGGTTGCTTGTCCGTGCGCGTCACCACGATGGTGGACGACCGCGGCTTTTCGCCGTTGATCGGCCAGTTGCCGGTCGGGTGCTGGATGTTCACGAAAAAGTCGGTCAGGTTGGGCGTATAGGCGATGCCGGTAATCTCGCAGCCCAGCGGCCCGACGAGGAAGCGCTTCGACTGCTTGGTGCGCTGGTCAACATGGAACATCGCGTTATGGCCGAACGCCTGATCGATGGTCACGCCGGTGACGCCCGAGGTGCCGGGGACCGAGTGGTCGGTCTGCACCCACATGCGGCCCTGCGGGTCGATGCGGATGCCATCGGGGCTGGAGAAGGTATCGCCATTGATGTTGCCGACCAGGTTTTCACCGCCCGGACGCAGCGCAGAATCGCCCGCCAGCAGGAACAGTTCCCAGGTGAAGGTCGTTGCCAAAGGCGAATCGCCCCCTTCGCGCATCTTCAGGATATGGCCGTGACGGTTGGTGACGCGCGGGTTGGTGGCATCGGTCACGCGGCGACCCGAATTGTTGGTCAGCGCGACAAAGATCGCGCTGTTGTCCGGGGCGACCGTGATCCATTCGGGGCGGTCCATGACGGTGCCGCCGGCCACGCGCGCTGCCGACTTGGTGTTGATCAGCACATCGGCCTGGTTGCGGAAATCGACCACGGTCGGGGCGGGAGGCGTCGTGCTCTGGCTGATATTGCCCGGATCACGCGCGCCGACGACAAGGCCGTTCTGGCCCTGTTGCAGCAGCCGCCATTCGCCAGTGCCGTCCGCGTTGAAGCGCGCAACGAACAGCTGGCCGAAATCGAGCATGTCGATATTGGCGGCGCGGTTGGTGGCGCTGAACGCGCGTTCGCACACGAACTTGTAGATGCATCCCGGGGTGGCATCATCGCCCATATAGAAAGCGACGCGGCGCTCGGCATTGGCCATGAACGCGGTGTTTTCATGGTCGAACCGGCCCATTGCAGTGCGCTTGGTCGGCGCGGCAAGCTCCTGGAACGGATCGATTTCGACCACCCAGCCATAATCATTGGCAGGCTGGCTGGGGTCGAAATAATTGTCGGTGGTTTCCTCGCAGGTCAGATAGGTATTCCACGGCGTGCGGCCGCTGGCACAGTTGTTGAGCGTGCCCTTGATCGGGTTGCTGAGCAGGCCAGCAGCCGGGCCACCGACGCGATAGGCGGAGTTGCCGGTGTAACGCTTGTTGTAGCGCGAGTTGGGGACGACGGCCCATTTGCCGTCCGCACCCTTGGCGATTTCCACCACGCCGACACCGACGGCCGACAGTGCGAGTTGGCGCTGGGCGGCGGTGGCGGATGCCGGGTTGCTGGTGACCGCAGCCGCATCGGCATCGCTCATCAGGATGTTGAAATCGGGATATTCGAAGTTTACCGCCAGCACCCCTGCAGTGCTCGCGTCGGTATTCGGGATGGCGAACAGCTCCATGCCGTCATGGTTGCCGCCAGCCCATTTCTCGGCCTGGCCGGGGGTGGGGAAGGAGCCGCTGAAACCGGCAACGCCCGGCTCGATCAGATCGCCTGCTTTCAGCAGTACGGCGGTTTCATAGCCGGTCGGAACGGTGACGCGGTCATTCTGGTTGGCCGCGACAGAGGTGAAGTTGACCGAGAAGCTGGGGGCAGGGGCCGGAGTGGGCGTCGGGGTCGGCGCGGTGCCGGTATTGGGGGGCAGCGTCACATTGTTGCCGGTGCCGCCATTGTCGCCACCGCAGTTCGCGACCAAAGGCGCAAGCGCCAGGCCGAACAGGCCATTGGCCAGGATCTTGCGGCGCGAAGGATTGGCGGCAACGATCGCTTCCAGGCAATTGGGATTGTCATGATCGGCATTTTCGATGCGATAGGGCGCGCGCGCAGCGTCGGTCAGGTGTGACAAGGTGATTCCCCCGAGAAAACAGGCAGTTGATGCCGCGTTCAGCCCCGCGCTGGAGCGGCGTGCGCGTGTGGTGCCCGATTTGCGCGCGATTGTGATGGCAGGGCGATGACAATGGCGGGAAGCAAATGCGACGTTCGTGTGTCGCCGGAATGGGGGTTGTTTTCTGGCCCGCACCGGCCTTGCGCAGCGTCGCCATATTCACCAGCTTGGCGAGCATGATGCAGCCGCTGGTGACCATGGATGATCTGGTCAGGGACCTTGCCGCTTCGGGGATTGGCCCGGGCGATATGGTGATGGTGCACGCAGGTCTGCGCAGCATCGGGCCGATGATCGCGGGGCCCGATACGCTGATCGCGGCGCTGCGCCGATGCGTCGGGCCCGATGGCACCGTGATGGGCTATGCCGACTGGCAGGGCGCGCCCGAAACGGCGTGCGATGAAGAAGGGCATATCCTGCCCCAATGGCGCAAGCATGTGCTGCCGTTCGACCCGGCATCATCGCGCGCCATCCGCGATAACGGCGCGTTTCCCGAATTTCTCCGCACCACGCCGGGTGCACTGCGCAGCACCAGCCCCGGCCCTTCGATGGTCGCGATCGGCGCGCGGGCGCGGTGGCTGATCGATCCGCATCCGCTCGATTACGGCTATGGCCCGGGCACCCCGCTCGCGCGGCTGGTCGAGGGGCGCGGCAAGGTGGCGATGATCGGTGCGCCCTGGGAGACGATGACGCTGCTGCACCATGCCGAGCATCTGGCCGATATTCCGGGCAAGCGCGTGGTCCGCTGGGACGTGCCCATTCTGGAAAATGGCGGCACGGTGTGGCGGACGGTGGAGGAGTTCGACACCGGCAATCCGGTGGTCGACGGTCTGGACGACGATTATTTTGATGCAGTGGTGCGCGATTTTGTCGCCATGGGCGGCGGACGGCAGGGCAAGGTCGGTGCTGCGGAGTGTCTGGTCGTCGATGCTGCCGAGATGACCGGCTTTGCGATCACATGGCTGGAAAGCCGCTTCAGGCGTTAGCGCGGCGCGCCGCCAGCAGCCCGATGCCCAGCCATAGGCCGAGCGGGAAGCTCATCCCTGCACCCACCAGCGGCACCGGGAACCAGCCGAACAGCGGCGCGACACAGGCTGCGGCGATATAGAGCGCCAGCGCGCGTGCGGCGGTATCGCCCAACCGCATCGCGAGCAGCATCAGCGGGATCGCGGCCAGGCTGACCATCGCCGCCCAGCCAAGCGCCGGGTGCGCCGCCATGGCGAGGCTGATGATCTGTTCGACCTCGGCCACCGGTTGCAGCGGATCGGGGCGGAGCAGAGCCAGCGCGGCAAGGGCGAAGATGCACAGCACAGAGACGAGCGCCGATATGCGCTTGTCGGTCAGCATCACCACCAGCGCAGCAAAGGCGAAGGCAAAGGCCTGCGATGCATCGGGCTGGATTGCCAGGATCGCCGCGATGCCGGTAGCCGCGATCGGCACCAGGCGATTCTCCGCGCCCAGCCGGGCCATCGCGACAATGGCGGCAGGCAGGGTGAGGGCGGCGATGTTGACGTACAGCGGCCCTGCGGCCAGCCAGCGATGCACGCCATCCTGGCCGGGCGCTGCCAGCGTGGCGGCGACGAGCGCAAGCGCGACAAGCACGATGCCGCTCAATAGGCGCGGGGAGGGCGTGGTGCGTGCCATGGCCAGCGCGGTAACAGCGCCGAGTGTCCAGGCGGCGATATTGGGGATCCAGCGCATCGCCGAAATGTCGGTCATCGCCATGGCCGCAACACCGCACAGCGTGGCCAGCAGGGACAGGCCCGCGAAACCGCCGAGCAGCTTGAAATCGATGCGTGCGGGTTCGGCGATCATCCCTGCTGCCTCAGCGCGACGTCGTTCATGAAGCGCACGTCGTCATCCTGGGTCAGCCAGCCGGCCTCAGCACCGATCGCGCCGAGCATGTCGGTCAGGTCATCGAGCTCGGTCTTGGCGAAATTGCCCAGCACATGGCCGGTGACGCGGTCCTTGTTGCCGGGATGGCCGATGCCGAGCCGCACCCGGCGGAATTCGGGGCCGATATGCTGGTCGGCAGAGCGCAGGCCATTATGCCCGGCAGTGCCGCCGCCGCGCTTCACCTTGACCTTGAACGGTGCAAGGTCGAGCTCGTCGTGAAAGATGGTGACGTCCTGCGGCTCGAGCTTGAAGAAGCGCATCGCCTCGCCAATCGCCTGGCCCGACTTGTTCATGAAGGTCGCCGGCTTCAGAAGCAGCAGCTTCTCGCTGCCCAGACGGCCCTCCTGCGCCCAGCCCTGGAAGCGGCGCTTGGGCGGCTCTAAGCCGTGCATGTCGGCGATGATGTCGATGGCCATGAAACCGACATTGTGCCGGTGCAGGGCATATTCGGGTCCGGGATTGCCCAGACCAACCCAGATCTGCATGGAACCGCTCCCTTTGTTTCAGGGAGGGGCGGGGAGAGGGGCATTGCGCCAGCCTCTCGACATTCCCCTCTCCCGACCCTCCCCCCTTGCAGGGAGAGGGCGAGAAAGATGGATTATTCGCCAGCCGGCGTTTCGTTATCGCCTTCGGTCGACTTCAGCGCCGAAGGAGCAACGATCGTCGCGATGGTGAAATCGCGGTCGGTAATCGCCGAGGTCGCGCCCTTGGGCAGCTTGACCGCAGAGATGTGGATCGAATCGCCGACATCGACACCGGTGACGTCGATTTCGATCTCGTCAGGAATGTTGGTCGCATCGCACACCAGTTCCAGCTCGTGACGGACGACGTTGAGCACGCCGCCACGCTTCAGGCCGGGCGAGGCGTCTTCGTTGACGAACACGACGGGGACGGCGACTTCAACGGTCGCGCCCTTGACGATACGCAGGAAGTCGACGTGGAGCGGACGGTCGGACACCGGGTGGAACGCCACATCCTTGGGCAGGGTGGTGATCGTGTTGCCATCGACTTCGATCTCGACGATCGAGTTCATGAAATGGCCGGTGCCGAGCAGCTTGTTCAGCGCGCGCTCTTCGACATGGATCGTTTCAGGATCCTTCTTGTCGCCGTAAATGACGGCGGGTACACGGCCTTCGCGGCGGAGTGCACGGGAGGCTCCCTTGCCTGCCCGATCACGCAGCTGGGCCGACAGGGTAAGCGTATCGCTCATGGTCTGTCTCCAGATTGTAGATGGTCAAAATATCCCCGGCCACGCCTCCAGGGATGACCATGGCGTCAGGGAAGCGGTGCCCTTAGTCGGCATCGCCCGCAAAAGCAAGCGTTCTGGCCCTATTGCAGCCGGGTGACCTTGAACCCGCGTGCTTCCAGCATCGCCTGCACGCTGTCATCGCCCGCCAGATGGGCTGCGCCGACCGCGACAAAGGGCCTTGCTCCCAGGCTCAGCAGGTCCTCGATCTGGCCAGCCCAGTCGCGATTGCGGCGCACCAGGATGCGTTCGCGGATCTGCGGGCGCTCGAGCAGGCCGCGATTGGCAGCCTCGGCGAGCTTTTCGGGCTCGCCCTTCAGCCAGGAGGTCACCATGTCGCGATAGGCCTGGGGCGCATTGTCGGCATCGGCGACGACGCTTTCCAGCATCGCGCGCTGGTCGGCCTCGTCGAGCTGATCGAAATAGGTGAACTGCCGCGCGGCAGTTTCCAGGCCGATCACCGGCTTGTCGCGCCGACGATAGCGGGCGGCGAGCACGCGCTCGACGCCTTCCTCGCGCACCATGGCCAGGTTCGCGGTCGCAGCGCCTGCCAGCGAAAGTGCGGCGGCCCAGCTCTCCAGTGTTTCGAACCGCGCCGCCGACAGGCGGCTGGCGGCGCGCAGTTCTTCGCCCTTGGCGCGCAACCCCGGCGGCAGGCGCTCGGCTAGCGGCGGCTGGCCAGGGCTGTTGCCCAGCTGCTGAAAGGTCCTGGTGATCTCGGCAGAATCTTCCAGCCCGACCACCTCCAGCACCAGCCGATCGCTCGAATCCATCGCGGCCTTCATCCTGGGGCTGATCCATTTGAGGTCGGGTGGCAGCGCATGGATTCCGCCAAACAGCCAGGCTTCGCCCCCGTCAGGGCCTTGCACGTGCCATAAGGCCGGCGTTCCCTTTTTCGGGCCATCCCAGGCAGCAAGCCCCATGTCGAGAAATGGAAACCCGCTGCACGCCTGGATCAGCAGGAGCAGCGGCAGCATCAGCCAGCGAGCGGTCGCAATGTTCATGATCGCCAAACTAGGCACGCCAGTCCGCAAAGGCCAGTACGCAAACGCCAGTCCGCAAACGAGCCCCTAGCCTCCGAACGCCGCCTCGATTTCACGCCTCAGGCCGGGGACGAGGCCGGGATCGGTGGTCAGCACCTGCTCCTCCTCGTCGCAAATGGCCAGAAACGCGCGGCGCTTGAAATCGGCGAGCAGGTGCGGCGGGAACAAGATGCCATCGGGCATGGCCGATGCGATGATGTCGATCAGCCGCTCTGCGCCGTGCAGACGGCCCCACAGATAGTCATTCTCTCGATAGGCGCGGCTGAAAAAGGCGCCGAAACTGTTGAACTCGATACCCTTGAGCGTCGCAGCTGCGCCGCCCTGGCGCAATGTCTGGCAATCATCGGGCGAGATGCGGTCCACCTTGATCGGATCATATTCATTCTGCCCTTCGCCCTGCAGCAGCGGCAACGTGGCGATGTCGTAGAACGGGAAGCCGAGATAGGCGAGCAGCAGCGAGCGGCGACTTTCGCGGGGCAGCAGCGCGAGCGCAGCGGCAAGCTGCTCGTCGACAATGGCATCGGCGCTGCGCAAGTCGCGGCGTTGGGCGAGCTCGGCAATGGCCATGGCCGGGTCATCGATCGCGCCGGCTGCGATATCGGCAAAATTCTGGCCCAGATGATCGGTCGTCTCGCGGTCGAGATAGTGCGCCAGGCACGCGTACAGCGTCTCGTGCATCGCGACGACGGCTTGCGCCGGGGCATGGCCCGACTGGGCGATATCCTCACCCAATCGGCGGGCGAGGAAGCGCAGGCGGCGGATGCGGAAACCCAGATCCTGGGTGCGGAAGAACAGGATCGCCTCTTCGCTCGCGCCGCCACCCTTGCCCGAAAGCCGGTCCATGCCGCTGCGGCGCAATTCGGCCCTGATCGCTTCGCGCAGCCGCTCGGCATAAAGGGCCTTGGGTCCGCGATGTGCGCGGCGCAGCGTATCGACAAGGTCCTCGACGATCGTCGCCAGCTTGAGCTGCGCGTACGAGGCATAAGCAAAGCCTGCCATATGCGCGGCACGGTCCTGCGCCTTGTTGCGCCATTTGGTCAGCCGCTGCGGGGTCGGGCTGTCGAGGAACAGGGTATAGCCGAACAGCTTGCCGACGGTTTCTTCCACCTCGCCGCGCAGTGCATCGGTGATCGAACGCATCTGCCGGACGCGCGCCGAGCGGCGCTCAATCCCT harbors:
- a CDS encoding TraB/GumN family protein, giving the protein MNIATARWLMLPLLLLIQACSGFPFLDMGLAAWDGPKKGTPALWHVQGPDGGEAWLFGGIHALPPDLKWISPRMKAAMDSSDRLVLEVVGLEDSAEITRTFQQLGNSPGQPPLAERLPPGLRAKGEELRAASRLSAARFETLESWAAALSLAGAATANLAMVREEGVERVLAARYRRRDKPVIGLETAARQFTYFDQLDEADQRAMLESVVADADNAPQAYRDMVTSWLKGEPEKLAEAANRGLLERPQIRERILVRRNRDWAGQIEDLLSLGARPFVAVGAAHLAGDDSVQAMLEARGFKVTRLQ
- a CDS encoding 50S ribosomal protein L25/general stress protein Ctc; its protein translation is MSDTLTLSAQLRDRAGKGASRALRREGRVPAVIYGDKKDPETIHVEERALNKLLGTGHFMNSIVEIEVDGNTITTLPKDVAFHPVSDRPLHVDFLRIVKGATVEVAVPVVFVNEDASPGLKRGGVLNVVRHELELVCDATNIPDEIEIDVTGVDVGDSIHISAVKLPKGATSAITDRDFTIATIVAPSALKSTEGDNETPAGE